The following coding sequences are from one Musa acuminata AAA Group cultivar baxijiao chromosome BXJ2-4, Cavendish_Baxijiao_AAA, whole genome shotgun sequence window:
- the LOC135609068 gene encoding germin-like protein 3-8, whose amino-acid sequence MELRCAAQSFVLFLSFTLLLASTRADPHPLQDFCVADFGATGVVVNGFPCKPASNVTSDDFFFAGLSNEGNTSNIFGSSVTPANVLSFAGLNTLGVSMNRVDVAPGGVNPPHSHPRATELIILLQGRLLVGFVSTNNQFFSKVLNPGEMFVVPKGLIHFQYNVGTKKALAITTFDSQLPGVVIASTTLFGSTPAIPDDVLAKAFQVDQKVVTAIKSKFAN is encoded by the coding sequence ATGGAGTTGCGGTGTGCTGCACAGTCCTttgtcctcttcctctccttcaccCTCCTCCTTGCATCGACCCGCGCCGACCCTCACCCTCTGCAGGACTTCTGCGTCGCCGACTTCGGAGCTACTGGCGTGGTCGTCAATGGGTTCCCGTGCAAGCCTGCCTCCAACGTCACGTCCGACGACTTCTTCTTCGCCGGGCTGTCCAACGAGGGCAACACCAGCAACATCTTCGGTTCCAGCGTGACCCCTGCGAACGTCCTCAGCTTCGCGGGACTCAACACCCTCGGCGTCTCCATGAACCGTGTCGATGTCGCCCCCGGCGGCGTCAACCCGCCCCACAGCCACCCGAGAGCCACCGAGCTCATCATCCTCCTCCAGGGTCGACTGCTGGTGGGGTTCGTCAGCACCAACAACCAGTTCTTCTCCAAGGTCTTGAATCCCGGCGAGATGTTCGTGGTGCCCAAGGGCCTCATTCACTTCCAATACAACGTCGGAACGAAGAAGGCGCTCGCCATCACCACCTTCGACAGCCAGCTCCCGGGGGTGGTGATCGCCTCCACTACCCTGTTCGGATCGACGCCGGCGATTCCCGACGATGTGCTGGCCAAAGCTTTTCAGGTGGATCAGAAGGTTGTCACCGCCATAAAGTCCAAGTTTGCGAACTAA